CCCTGCCGTCGAGGAGCAATTTAGCCCGGACCCACGCTACCAATGCATGGGCTGGTAAAAGCCCTGCGACCAGGTTTCGGCTCTCTCCTGCAGGTAACCTGGCCAAACACAGAGCGAGGTGTCCAACAGCACCTCCACCCCTCCTCACCAGCAGCCCACCGAGGCAGTGGACCCTCTGGGACAGGCCCTCGCTGAGCAACTGGGTGCGTTTCCCGGTTTGAGTAGCCAAAATAGTCGCTGCAGCGTTTTCTGCGGCATGAGTAGGCCCATGGAGCCGGTGGCGCACGTGTCGCTCGCGTGCTCTTTGGGAAGCGTTTCCGCAGGTTGTAATCATTCCTGGCTGCTGGTCTCTGGTGCTGGCATGCAGTGGCTCTGCtgtaaaagtaatgaaaatgctgttttcccaTGCCTTGAATGTGAAAACTGCGTTGAGAAAAGAAACTTGTTAGTATTTAATGTTTATGATGGATAAAGGAGGTGGCCTCGGAGAAGTGGATGTGCTGTTTAGTGGAAAGCCTTATTGAGACGAAGGAGATGAATGATGAAACGTAACCTCTCATCGTCTGTGTTTCCCTACGTGGAAAGTAGACACCTAGCAGTGAATGGGGAGAAACCTGTGCGTGGATCATTCACGTTAAACCCGAGTGTAGTAGGCGAGGGGCTGGGCAAGAGAGGAGCTGAAAGGGCAAAGTTTATCATTTTTAGGCAAATGTAAAGATCTGCAGTTTGAAGCAGTCATGCTGTTACAGCAAAGACTGGTTTTGACAGAAAAGCTGTTctattattttcacaaaatttagaagaaaatcaaTGTGGCTCCATTTTTTCACTGAGTTCTCACTCCGTATTAGTGGCAGAAGTTTGTCTTGTGACCACTCAAAACATCtgcatatttacaaatattgGTCTGGTCCTGAAGTACTGTGGAGCTGAGCCTTACCTTATGCAAAAAGTCATACTGGATTCAACAGGGAATGGTTACATGACTAAGAACTGCTAACAGCAGTTACGGCTTCCGCTTAGAAAGTGAGTGTTTCTCCAGGATGCTTAGtaccaaaattaaaaaccagGACTTGGGAGAGATTTGTTTTGGcaaatacttttaatttcttccatgtCTGTAGCAACAACGTGCTTCTTGGCAACCCTAGATATATTTTACTCCCTCTGAAGCTCCGTTCAGTTATTTGTTGACTCAAAGGTGAGAATGGCCTGGGGTTTagtgactttttaaattttttttttttgtgattttgaaAATCTGTTGTTCAGAAGTGACTTTGTTTCATTATCCCTTTACCATCCATCCCTGTTTAGCAGATGAACCTTCCTGTTGTTCTTTATGGCCCTTTTTGGTAAATTCTAGGGAGTGCTTCGTAAAGTGCCATTACGGGTGTTGAGTTCACTGTCTCTAATTAGGATACAAAAATCCATATATTAAGATTTGTAAATCACTTAAATTGTGGAGCAATATCTTTCAGAATGGAGTTTAGAGCCATATTCTTGAAATAATGTCTAATTGACGTTAGAGCCCTATTcttgaaaaaagcagaaatgctatAGATACCCTAAGTCCTCAATCAGTTTAATGATTCTCATCAGACCCCACTAACTATAATGCTTGAGTTTTCTCCCTAATGTCCTTGAATTCCAAGGTGATGCTGCGTGTTTCTTGACACTTGTTGTAACCACCTGCAACGCAAAGCACACCAGTATTCAATCAAAATGCGTAACAATGAATGAAGCCGCCTTAACTTCGTGCTATACGTGCTTGCATAAATAAACAGAAGGACAAGGGAGGGGAGATGGTATTTTCTGCCTAAAAGTCTTCCAGATCTTGTATGTCACATGCGTTAGCTGTCGTTTGGAAGTTGCCAACAGCAGACTATCTGTGGGGTTTGGTTGCTTGTCTCAgtgcctgatttttttctttctttcttttttttttttttttttattttccctgtttaatCAAATTAGAAGTTTTGGAAGAGCTGCCAGAAGCAAGTGGGAAAACAGCACGGCGTTTCTTCTTTAATTTAACTTCCATCCCTAATGAGGAGTCTATCACCTCAGCTGAACTCCAGATTTTTCGGAAACAGGTGCACGGAGCCTTTGAGAACAACAGCAGCTACCATCACCGtattaatatttatgaaattataAAGCCAGCCACAGCCACCTCTAAGGACCCTGTCACAAGACTTTTGGACACCAGGTTGGTGCATCATAATGCAAGTAAATGGGAAAGTTTTGATGTAACGCCAGCTGTTTTGAGGTGGATTGCACATGGACAACCTAATCATGGGTTTGTGGTAGAGGTGGTTCACTTGGACAAAGAGAACAGTGCCTCCAAGAGGCACGTTAGGATTAGCAGGTCTTTACATCAGGATGAAGATAGCTGGTCTCAGCTCAGGCCGTTATTAGTAACGTTTGGGCATGATGGCAAGGGACACCCGCttcataaaagagaaaagcgTCAAGCGAAACACAAACAGCGTAAACGCCACAAATACAGTTGCAAAAGGCATCCGTTATATGTGGACTTCAATGATGTGGGGTGGAATGACTGGATTGTTGCCCCACCGGGGTATAGTGCCTTTTACTGCCATGGGGAATGTCCTTTTCCACTGGCAGATCATCTAAACTCAACAAACCATGCCATTGTTCAGACTTTGGTCAATTCAGTGAATTCCAAAATCCCCAAGGCTTGCTGTGTGCCGACAGAACTGAGTGCTATTTCCATGCTCTACCTTGATGAGAATGAAAAAGTTGTATTAAAGAACTATCAAGATATGGTTGTGGAGGGTTGTGGGTGCCGCTAACACAGCAAATATGTCggacaaatacaaaaaaaaaaaaaaaaaaaagctgacacTTTAATATTTCCCAATGAAGACTTTATTTATgtaatgaaatggaaagaaaaaaaaacacaactattttgaaaatatatttatgtctACGAAAAAGttgggaaaacaaatattttaatcagagaaatattcctttaaagattttaaatgtattttagttGTACATTTTATATGGGTTTAACCCCAGCACATGAAGTATAATGGTCAGattcttattttgtatttatttactattATAACCACTTTTTAGAAGAATAgctaatttgtatttatatgtaatcaaaaagaaaaaaatatagggTTTGTacataattttccaaatttgtaGCTGTTTCAATTGTGTGTATTTAAGTTGAAAAGAATACATGGAAGGTTACTATGGCAAAGTGCATAGcacatttgctttctgctgtgctaCTGTTAAGGTCACAAGTTCAAGTCCAGAAAAAAGTGGATAATCCACTCTGCTGACTTTCAAGATTATTATATTGTACAATTCTCAGGAATGCTGCAGGGTGGGCTGTCCAATCCATGAGAACTGGCATCCTCTTTAGGTGGAACATTTGGATAAGAACCAGACGTTGCTGATCTAGTATAAATACTGCTATTCCCAACTAATTTGCAGTGTGAATATAAGAAGGGCCAATAGAAATCCGACGGGAggcgggggtgggggaagaCTGAATCCTTTCTAGACCTACAGAAAAGTGAATGTTTGatgtttcctttaaaagtcCTTCCTTTAAAAGTCCTGgccaaatataaaataataaaaactaaaatgtcatcttttttttttgtgattatgTACGCTAAAGAGGAATAATTATCTTGTGTGTACCGGCCCTTGTCTTTAACAGTTGGAGAAGCATTGCATACCTCCTCACCTCAGATGAGAGCTCACTTCTGTGGAGTGTTATAGTGAAATTAATCTTCACTTTTTGCCCTACATACAGCAAGCTGTTGTCATGTGCAGCCTCCTATCTAACCTCAGCTGGTGGTTTTGCAGATTAGCTTGTCTTCCTTTCCAGGGTTTTGTGTTTGAAagcctcttatttttttttccccccctaaaTGTTTAAATCTATTTCGGATAATAAATCACAGAActctggtatttctttcttAGAAGTCCAGTCTGTAAGAAAAAATGGTTCATTTGTGCAGTCATCGCAAGGATAACTTGTCCTTAGATCTTCTTACTTTTTACATCCTTTGTGTAAGGGGCAAAAGCATGATTTGCAGTTGGCAAACACAGCATTAAAGTTACTACTTAGTTGTGCCTGTTGTGCATTAAAAGACTGGTATGGCAGTCAGGTTACTAGCTGTACAACACGGGACGAGCATGCAGAGGCTGGGTTGCTTGTTGCGTCAAAGTTGTGCTGAAGTAGGTGAGTGGGAAAGTAGCTTAAATCGGCTTCTTGGTGATCCACTGCATCCGGGAACAGAATGAAATTGTGTTAGGCTGCTAGTGGTAAGTTCCTGCCGATTTCAGGAGCTCTTCAGTGTCTTTAGTGGCTATGTCAGGACTCTGTGCTGATACCTCCAGAGATGTTGGAACCCCCTTGTGCTCCGTGGTGGATCCATTTCTGGATTTGGTGAACTGAGGCAGCACTTCCTAAAGCTGTGTGTACAGTTGGCCCATTGGAGACCTCTCTAAGTCAACTCTGGGAACCTTTGATTTGGGCCTCCTATTAGCCTAGCTTTTTATTAACACAAACCTCCTCTTTCTCGTGGCTCTCCccaaactcttccttttttttaccaGAATCATGTGGGTTACAGCAAAGGTACTAAATAGGTTTGATGATCAGAAAGGCTAACTTGATGGTGTCTTACAGGGATTCTTACAGAACAGTCCTCTACTGCTAATAATCACAAAAAGCAGTGGGTACAGAGGataggagagaaaaattaatttcctctttgctgcttccatttttctcttgtgaGCTTAAAAATATCTTAG
This region of Nyctibius grandis isolate bNycGra1 chromosome 1, bNycGra1.pri, whole genome shotgun sequence genomic DNA includes:
- the BMP2 gene encoding bone morphogenetic protein 2, whose amino-acid sequence is MVAATRSLLALLLCQVLLGGAAGLMPEVGRRRFTEPGRAASAAQRPEDLLSEFELRLLHMFGLKRRPSPGKDVVIPPYMLDLYRLHAGQQLGQPPALGYPLERAASRANTVRSFHHEEVLEELPEASGKTARRFFFNLTSIPNEESITSAELQIFRKQVHGAFENNSSYHHRINIYEIIKPATATSKDPVTRLLDTRLVHHNASKWESFDVTPAVLRWIAHGQPNHGFVVEVVHLDKENSASKRHVRISRSLHQDEDSWSQLRPLLVTFGHDGKGHPLHKREKRQAKHKQRKRHKYSCKRHPLYVDFNDVGWNDWIVAPPGYSAFYCHGECPFPLADHLNSTNHAIVQTLVNSVNSKIPKACCVPTELSAISMLYLDENEKVVLKNYQDMVVEGCGCR